A genomic segment from Sciurus carolinensis chromosome 1, mSciCar1.2, whole genome shotgun sequence encodes:
- the LOC124964569 gene encoding olfactory receptor 10K1: protein MEWVNETLVREFVFLGFSALASLQRLLFVVFLLLYLFTLGTNAIIISTIVLDRALHTPMYFFLSVLSCSETSYTFVIVPKMLVDLLAQKKTISFLGCAIQMFTFLFLGCSHSFLLAAMGYDRYVAICNPLRYTVLMGHGVCLGLVAAACACGFTVSLVTTSLVFHLPFHSSNQLHHFFCDISPVLKLASQHSRLSQLVIFMLGVFVLVIPLLLILVSYVRIISAILKIPSTVGRYKAFSTCASHLIVVTVHYGCASFIYLRPKSNYSSSQDTLISVSYTILTPLFNPMIYSLRNKEFKSALRRTMSKTRYPLS, encoded by the coding sequence ATGGAGTGGGTCAATGAGACCTTGGTGAGGGAATTTGTTTTCCTGGGCTTCTCAGCTCTGGCCAGCCTCCAGAGGCTGCTCTTCGTGGTTTTCCTGCTCCTCTACCTCTTCACTCTGGGCACCAATGCCATCATCATTTCCACCATTGTGCTGGACAGAGCCCTTCatacccccatgtacttcttcctctcggTCCTCTCCTGCTCTGAGACCAGCTACACTTTTGTCATTGTGCCCAAGATGCTGGTGGACCTGTTGGCTCAGAAGAAGACCATCTCCTTCCTGGGCTGTGCCATCCAGATGTTCACCTTCCTCTTCCTGGGCTGCTCTCACTCCTTTCTGCTGGCAGCCATGGGttatgatcgctatgtggccatctgcaacccaCTGCGCTACACTGTGCTCATGGGCCACGGGGTGTGCTTGGGATTAGTGGCTGCTGCTTGTGCCTGTGGCTTTACTGTCTCTCTGGTCACCACCTCCCTGGTATTTCACCTGCCCTTCCACTCCTCCAACCAACTGCatcacttcttctgtgacatcTCTCCTGTCCTCAAACTGGCATCTCAACACTCCCGCCTCAGTCAGCTGGTCATCTTCATGCTGGGTGTATTTGTCTTAGTTATCCCACTGCTACTTATCCTGGTGTCCTATGTCCGCATCATCTCTGCCATTCTAAAGATCCCATCCACTGTTGGAAGGtacaaagccttttccacctgtgcctcccatcTCATTGTGGTAACCGTTCACTATGGCTGTGCCTCCTTCATCTACTTAAGGCCCAAGTCCAATTACTCTTCAAGCCAAGACACCCTGATATCTGTGTCTTACACCATCCTCACCCCATTGTTCAATCCCATGATTTATAGCCTGAGAAATAAGGAATTCAAATCAGCCCTTCGAAGAACAATGAGTAAGACTAGATATCCTCTTAGCTAA